Within the Chitinispirillales bacterium ANBcel5 genome, the region GCAGGGCTATCCACACGTTGAAGTTACCCCGGTTGCACAGATGAGCAGTGATAGTACCAAAGCCGATGTTGATTTTCGCATCACTGAAGGTCCACAGGTTTTTATGGGTGATGTGCGCTATATCGGTGCTTTCCAAACACAGGAAACTGTACTCAACCGAGAGCTGCGCGCTTCACCAGGAGACCCGCTCTCTTTACAGGACATTGTCGATACTCAAAACCGACTCAGAGATCTTGAACTGTTCAGCTCTACCCGTTTCAGGACCATAGGTTTGCGGGAACGATGGGACACAGTGCAGGTATTTGTTGAGGTAGCAGAAGTACCGCCCTACTATGGCTCCTTTAGTACCGGGTTTCAGTCCGATGAGGGCCCCTTTATCAGTGCAAAGGTTGGTAACCGCAATATGTTTGGGCTCAATAAAGATGCCTCGATAAGTGGTGAATTGAGCCAGATTGGTCACAGAGGTGAACTGGGGTTGATGGAGCCGCGTCTCTTTGGTACCGATTTGCGGGCACAGTTTGGAGTGTATGGTGAAAGTATTTCTGAGCTTAATCTCGATTGGACAAGCACAGCCTATGGTATCTCAAGTGTAATTAGCTATTCGATTGGCAGATTTACCAATCTTGGTCTTGGTACAACTTACGAACGTCGCCGCCTCTCTACAGATGATGGAGAGGTTCCCGACACCTTAAATGACTTTAGCCGTGACAACCGACCCCGAAATATAGTTGTCCTGAAACCATCATTTACCTATGACCGCAGAGATTCCTTTACCCGTCCGCGCGGAGGTGTCCTGTTTGGCTCTTCAGTTGACATATCCCAGAGTATCGATAGCGAAGTGGATGATTTTGTGAAGATTCAGTCAGAAGCAAGAGGATACATAACACCACTGTCTCGATTAACACTGGCCGGTATTATTCGAGGTGGTTATATTCATCCCCTTGGTGAGGATGCAGTCGTTCCAACCGACCAGATCTTCTATCTGGGCGGAACACAGAATATCCGGGGTTTCGACAAAAACCTCTTTCATCCCGACTCCAGCGGTGGTACAGCAATGCTCTCTGCCAGCATAGAAGCCCGCTTTGAGCTTGGCTACAACATCGAACTAACAGCGTTTGGTGATATCGGCAGGCTGGAAAATGATTTTCGGTCGATTTCTGAAGATCAGTTTCGCTCCTCTGCTGGTCTGGGGCTCAGATATATCACCCCCATTGGCCCTATTGGGCTTCTTTATGGACACAAAATAGATCGAAAACCAGATGAAAGTTCAGGGGCTTTTCATTTTTCCTTAGGGTATACTTTTTAAGAGTAGCTTTTATATGTCTCTCTTTGTTTCATCTCAGGTACAAAATCCTACAGGCAGATTGTCCTTCCGGAAAAACAGTTCTACCTTTTAGTCCCGCAAGCCGCGCCGGAGTGAATATTTCGTTGTAACAGTTTTTAAGTTGTTTGTGTTCGTAATAGGGGTAAGGCAGAGCCGGAGTCGGTTTGCGAATTTACTGGACAGCTTTGCTCCGGCTCAGCCCTTCGACTTGCGCCCGGGGAACTGAATTGATGCGCTGCCGAGGAATGAGCCGGTACTTGAATCAGATAGTGCAAAGCTGTTTCAGATCATATCTAAGCGATATCAGAAATAGTACCCAAAATTGATATTGAGTCGATGATTCCACTGAGGATCCTGCTGCCCTTCATCCAGCCCAACACCGAAAAAATCGGTTAACCAGGGATGGTTATACCCTGAAGCCAGATCGATATAGGCAAAAATCGGTCCTGCACCAACTGAAGCACCCAGAACATTTTGCTGAGTATTTTCAAACTGATCGTTGTCTTTGTCCGTAAAGGTGTAGTTGTTATAAACAGTAACCGTTGCAGGTCCGATTTGAAAGGGCAGTGTATAGGCCAGGCCTACAGTGTACATCATTGCCTTTGATGCAATACTATAGGGCCATCCATAAGCCCCCTTGGTAACGGTTTCCAGACTGTTACCCTGGTCATCAACTGCGTTATAGTTATATAAGATCGTGTTGGCCAGAAGATTAAACTGCCCTATATCAGCATCAATATGAAATGCAGCAGCATAGCGATCTGACCAGGCGTCTTCATCTGCAACTACACTGTTAAAGATTTGTCCGTATTGGGCAGACACCCCAACTTCCAGACCACCTAATAACCCCAGGGGTAAATTATAAGCCACCCGGGCATTTACCTGATTGCGCTCTTCATTGGACTGCCCCTCAACCGGTATGAGGTCATAAGAGTATCTGGCCGCCTCGGGATTACCATCAGGAATCGCAGTAGTTCCGTGGGGTTCAGATTGAATGAAGTAAGCAAGTGCCAAATCAAAATTGTTTACGGTATGTGTAACCTTCACTCCCATATCATAGTCATCTTCCAGACCTACATAGTAAGCTGTAGAAAAGAAATAACTATGTGATGCATAGGGAAGATTGCCAAAGGGTACCTGGGTAACACCAAGCTCAAGTTGTGTATTGTCGTTCCAACGGTAACCAACCCAACCGCGCTGGATAAAATGTACCTGACCCACAGGATAGAACCGGTATTCAAAGTCTAACAAAAACCCGTCCATCAGCCCCGATACATTGAGACGCCAGGTGTCCCAGGTTTTTTGTATATCACCGACATTCAGGTCACTTTCGTACATTCTCACAAAGAAGTTATAACGAAATGCGCCACCAATGGATATACCGTCCTCCTCCTGTGCGCTCACGCTGACAAAAGATACAAGAAGGAAGGATACACTCAGTAATATAAGCATTTTAAAAGATTTAAACATACACACTCCGCTATCAATTGAAAAGAATTAGTTTTTACAGTCTCTGTTTGTGTATACTGTATTATCTCATTATGTTTAAAATTTCTACCTACACTCTTAATTGTTATCAGGAATCCAGGCCTGCACTCTTTCCCTATTTTCTTCAATCCACCTTACAGCATTTTGATATGGATCGGCACCTGTTTCCTCATTCCAAATCATGACCTGTTCCATGTCTTCGGGAGTCCAGTTAAAGTTATTCAAAAACTGATAAACTTCAGGCATATCTTCACTAAGGTTTTGCCGTACAATAGTTGCAATGAATTCCTCACCGCCATAAACATTTTCGGGGTCTTCGAGGTATTTAAGATCCCATCGCGCAAACTTCCAGTGTGGTGTCCATCCTGTAACCACAACCCATTCATTATTTTCGATAGCACCGGAAAGAGTCGCGGTCATAGCAGCACCACTCCCCTCAATCAGATTTAAATCGTCCCCCAGGTCATAGACTTCAATAGCCTCTTCGGTGGCAGACATAATACCAGCACCAGGATCAATTCCAATTATCTGGTTATTGAAACGATCTGCCTCATCAACCAGATCACCTACACTTTCGATCTCTACATAGTCGGGGA harbors:
- a CDS encoding glycine betaine ABC transporter substrate-binding protein; translated protein: MKKGIVCLLVASLLILGCAPGDDSVDLVYVEWATEIASTNVVAAVLQEEMGYDVNLTSVSAAAMWEAVATGDVDAMVAAWLPTTHQQYLERTQDRVENLGPNLEGTRIGLVVPDYVEIESVGDLVDEADRFNNQIIGIDPGAGIMSATEEAIEVYDLGDDLNLIEGSGAAMTATLSGAIENNEWVVVTGWTPHWKFARWDLKYLEDPENVYGGEEFIATIVRQNLSEDMPEVYQFLNNFNWTPEDMEQVMIWNEETGADPYQNAVRWIEENRERVQAWIPDNN